The following are encoded in a window of Arctopsyche grandis isolate Sample6627 chromosome 2, ASM5162203v2, whole genome shotgun sequence genomic DNA:
- the LOC143922319 gene encoding general transcription factor II-I repeat domain-containing protein 2B-like, whose product MNLAFKIVNSIRGSSLQRRRFRVLLKECESDIGELLLHTYLLRRAKFLKRFLDLLPEIKEFMSTVLVSYPQLEDDKWMRNPAFLSDITGKLNELNLQLQGKNKTLTEMISDVNAFKGKLTFLEAQLRRRDLKQFENMAA is encoded by the coding sequence ATGAATTTAGCATTTAAAATAGTTAATTCTATTCGTGGAAGCAGTTTGCAAAGACGCAGATTCAGAGTATTACTAAAGGAATGTGAATCTGACATCGGGGAACTGCTATTACACACTTATTTGCTAAGACGTGCaaagtttttaaaaagattCTTGGATCTTTTGcctgaaataaaagaatttatgTCAACTGTTCTCGTATCATATCCTCAATTGGAAGATGATAAGTGGATGCGTAATCCTGCTTTTCTCTCTGACATTACAGGAAAgctaaatgaattaaatttgcAACTTCAAGGAAAGAATAAAACATTGACTGAAATGATTAGCGACGTGAATGCATTCAAGGGGAAACTTACATTCCTAGAAGCACAATTGAGAAGAAGAGATTTAAAACAATTCGAAAATATGGCAGCTTAA